One genomic window of Catenulispora sp. MAP5-51 includes the following:
- a CDS encoding SigE family RNA polymerase sigma factor encodes MDIEDEQRFREFVGARSKALLQTAYLLTGDWEHGRDLVQSALAGLARKWGRLADPSQAEAYARKAIYNAHVDRTRRLSWHRERTTATVPDTAAERSDPADQVAVRRDVMAALRRLPPGQRAVVVLRYFEDRTDEDIAAVLGISPGTVRSQHHKALKALRVSADITVKDGLKEEAAC; translated from the coding sequence TTGGACATCGAGGATGAACAGCGGTTCCGCGAGTTCGTCGGCGCCCGGTCGAAAGCGCTGCTGCAGACCGCCTATCTGTTGACCGGCGACTGGGAGCACGGCCGGGACCTGGTGCAGAGCGCGCTGGCCGGGCTGGCGCGCAAGTGGGGCCGGTTGGCCGACCCGAGCCAGGCCGAGGCCTATGCGCGCAAAGCGATCTACAACGCGCACGTCGACCGGACCCGGCGGTTGTCGTGGCACCGCGAGCGGACGACGGCGACGGTGCCGGACACGGCCGCCGAACGCTCGGACCCGGCGGACCAGGTCGCCGTACGCCGGGACGTGATGGCGGCGCTGCGGCGGCTGCCGCCGGGGCAGCGCGCGGTGGTCGTGCTGCGGTACTTCGAGGACCGGACCGACGAGGACATCGCCGCGGTACTCGGGATCTCGCCCGGGACCGTGCGCAGCCAGCATCACAAGGCGCTGAAGGCATTGCGCGTGAGTGCGGACATCACCGTGAAGGACGGCTTGAAGGAGGAGGCGGCGTGTTGA
- a CDS encoding class I SAM-dependent methyltransferase, whose protein sequence is MPTDTSYHGGLADFFAGAGQQHPTNAYLDRPAMLALIGEVAGQDVLDVGCGPGFYAAAMADRGAKVTAIDGSAELVRVAERTAGERGTFLQHDLERPLPFADASFDLAVMALVYHHLYARRQLLAELRRVVRPGGRLLVSTTHPMSEQRWLGGSYYEGGRVDAPIGGPGSGFTINFERMTVETFVNEMLDGGFVLERLLEPRPSAELRDADPEKFAQLDVKATVLTVALRRPAREA, encoded by the coding sequence ATGCCCACAGACACCTCGTACCACGGCGGCCTCGCCGACTTCTTCGCCGGCGCCGGACAACAGCATCCGACCAACGCGTACCTCGACCGGCCCGCGATGCTCGCCCTGATCGGCGAGGTCGCGGGCCAAGATGTGCTCGACGTCGGGTGCGGGCCGGGGTTCTATGCCGCGGCGATGGCCGACCGGGGTGCGAAGGTCACCGCGATCGACGGCAGTGCGGAGCTGGTGCGGGTCGCCGAGCGGACGGCGGGGGAGCGTGGCACCTTCTTGCAGCACGACCTGGAGCGGCCGCTGCCGTTCGCGGATGCTTCGTTCGACCTCGCGGTGATGGCGTTGGTCTACCACCACCTGTACGCCCGGCGGCAGCTGCTGGCGGAGCTGCGGCGGGTGGTGCGGCCCGGTGGGCGGCTGCTGGTTTCGACGACGCATCCGATGAGCGAGCAGCGGTGGCTCGGCGGTTCGTACTACGAGGGCGGGCGGGTGGACGCGCCGATCGGCGGGCCCGGGAGCGGGTTCACGATCAACTTCGAGCGGATGACCGTCGAGACGTTCGTGAACGAGATGCTGGACGGCGGGTTCGTGCTGGAGCGCCTGCTGGAGCCGCGGCCGTCGGCGGAATTGCGGGATGCGGATCCGGAGAAGTTCGCGCAGTTGGACGTCAAGGCGACGGTGCTGACGGTGGCGTTGCGGCGGCCGGCGCGGGAGGCGTAG
- a CDS encoding rhomboid-like protein: protein MAIDSGPRTAARALPPLARAARSYPRRNPLTFAYLLVILAGLLFLTKVLSGPAADHLKIAISTNPHNMAHDPLAVLLASPAFTATDSGVLSHLLIIAGGVGVCMAALERRAGAVRTAAVFLLANTIATAVATSVAAAAIHSGRYPAKWWNGYDYGISYGVLAIAASVTPLVPRAVRWPWAAGVFAYPFVSAQWFGLLPNFSTIGHETAAAFGLAAGYFLMRDGAARTRTPAPRTATPPAPAAATPPSAPSP from the coding sequence ATGGCGATCGACTCCGGCCCGCGCACGGCGGCCCGCGCGCTGCCCCCGCTCGCCCGGGCCGCGCGCTCCTACCCGCGCCGCAACCCGTTGACGTTCGCCTACCTGCTGGTCATCCTGGCCGGACTGCTGTTCCTGACGAAGGTCCTGTCCGGCCCCGCCGCCGACCACCTCAAGATCGCGATCAGCACCAACCCGCACAACATGGCCCACGATCCGCTCGCGGTCCTGCTGGCCAGCCCGGCCTTCACGGCGACGGACAGCGGGGTGCTCTCCCACCTTCTGATCATCGCAGGCGGCGTGGGAGTCTGCATGGCCGCGCTGGAACGCCGCGCCGGCGCCGTCCGCACCGCCGCGGTGTTCCTGCTCGCCAACACCATCGCCACCGCCGTGGCCACCAGCGTCGCCGCCGCCGCGATCCACTCCGGCCGCTACCCGGCGAAGTGGTGGAACGGGTACGACTACGGCATCAGCTACGGCGTGCTGGCGATCGCCGCGTCCGTGACGCCGTTGGTGCCGCGCGCCGTGCGGTGGCCGTGGGCCGCGGGGGTCTTCGCATACCCGTTCGTCAGCGCGCAGTGGTTCGGCCTGCTGCCGAACTTCTCGACGATCGGCCACGAGACCGCCGCGGCGTTCGGCCTCGCCGCGGGGTACTTCCTGATGCGGGACGGCGCGGCGCGTACCCGGACCCCGGCTCCCAGGACGGCTACGCCTCCCGCGCCGGCCGCCGCAACGCCACCGTCAGCACCGTCGCCTTGA
- a CDS encoding NUDIX hydrolase: MDSGERPDENASIEWHETSVPPGMPVTQAYVWAIDPDDGRVLIQDRGPQHPHRYTLPGGRPEPEDGGDLLKTAAREAMEESQILIDTDRAIYLGHQVVTWFEKHPEPYAQIRYAAPIIGYEPIGPDPDNGRTNRRFMTSLERAPQLINWHETGADQAKAAMRAGEELGFRVGDPSPEGYRDGVKERYLVCHDYGMGALWWWVTARSATEIMERVADVVVVTGSRTVRRVADWKLDEVDIDAADENPLTSLKATRDAQRGQPGFGALVGRGTVYLRQEWDEDTEHGETHYLLEIGEDGYRTRQVVEYADGTAGKTEDWPFNPPFDLYDPVLGRAEVERAVFEAAWEKAEPEAYDED, from the coding sequence ATGGACAGTGGGGAACGCCCGGACGAAAACGCGAGCATCGAGTGGCACGAGACGTCGGTCCCGCCCGGCATGCCGGTCACGCAGGCCTACGTGTGGGCCATCGACCCCGACGACGGCAGAGTCCTGATCCAGGACCGCGGCCCCCAGCATCCGCACCGCTACACCCTTCCCGGCGGCCGCCCGGAACCGGAGGACGGCGGCGACCTCCTGAAGACCGCGGCCCGCGAGGCGATGGAGGAGTCCCAGATCCTCATCGACACCGACCGCGCGATCTACTTGGGACACCAGGTGGTGACCTGGTTCGAGAAGCACCCGGAGCCGTACGCGCAGATCCGGTACGCCGCCCCGATCATCGGCTACGAACCCATCGGCCCCGACCCCGACAACGGCCGCACCAACCGCCGCTTCATGACCAGCCTGGAGCGCGCCCCGCAGCTCATCAACTGGCACGAGACCGGCGCCGACCAGGCCAAGGCGGCGATGCGGGCGGGAGAGGAACTCGGCTTCCGTGTCGGCGACCCCTCGCCGGAGGGCTACCGCGACGGCGTGAAGGAGCGCTACCTCGTCTGCCACGACTACGGCATGGGCGCCCTGTGGTGGTGGGTCACGGCCCGCAGCGCCACGGAGATCATGGAGCGGGTCGCGGACGTCGTCGTGGTGACCGGGAGCCGCACCGTCCGCCGCGTCGCGGACTGGAAGCTGGACGAGGTCGACATCGACGCGGCGGACGAGAACCCGTTGACCAGCCTCAAGGCCACCCGCGACGCGCAGCGCGGACAGCCCGGCTTCGGCGCGCTCGTCGGCCGCGGCACGGTCTACCTGCGCCAGGAATGGGACGAGGACACCGAGCACGGCGAGACCCACTACCTCCTGGAGATCGGCGAGGACGGCTACCGCACCCGCCAGGTCGTCGAGTACGCCGACGGCACCGCCGGCAAGACCGAAGACTGGCCCTTCAATCCGCCCTTCGACCTCTACGACCCGGTCCTGGGCCGGGCCGAGGTGGAGCGGGCCGTGTTCGAGGCGGCATGGGAGAAGGCGGAGCCGGAGGCGTACGACGAGGACTGA
- a CDS encoding mannonate dehydratase produces the protein MRVALGHVDEYDERTAMFAHQLGLRSVQLHTPSNLGGEEGFWSEAELKALRKRIEGDGLRLEGLENVPAAHFALIQRGAPGRDEQIENYRRTIRNMAAAGIPILGHHWMPTYVWRTSMEAAGRGSAHVSSFDLADTAAGNALAAYKLTPEDPVEPPLSAEDMWANYQYFLDAVLPVAEEVGVRLSLHPDDPPVAEPLGGAARIFTSPAALAEARDRAHGSRAWGLTLCTGSVSAMAGAANVTEVIDLLGPSGHIAYVHFRDVRGTVPTFTECFLGEGNFHPPSILRRLHKAGFDGFVIDDHVPALVGDVATWGDTSSEAYCSRGRAHELGYIAGIVDALGIGG, from the coding sequence ATGCGGGTGGCTCTGGGGCACGTCGACGAGTACGACGAGCGGACGGCGATGTTCGCGCATCAGCTGGGATTGCGGAGCGTGCAGCTTCATACGCCGAGCAATCTCGGCGGCGAGGAAGGGTTCTGGTCGGAGGCGGAACTCAAGGCCCTGCGGAAGCGGATCGAGGGCGACGGGCTGCGGCTGGAAGGGCTGGAGAACGTGCCGGCCGCGCATTTCGCGCTGATCCAGCGCGGGGCACCCGGCCGGGACGAGCAGATCGAGAACTACCGGCGCACGATCCGGAACATGGCCGCCGCGGGCATCCCGATCCTGGGGCACCACTGGATGCCGACGTATGTGTGGCGGACGTCGATGGAGGCGGCTGGGCGCGGGAGCGCGCACGTGTCGTCCTTCGATCTGGCCGATACCGCGGCGGGGAACGCTTTGGCGGCGTACAAGCTGACGCCGGAGGACCCGGTCGAACCGCCGCTGAGCGCCGAGGACATGTGGGCGAACTACCAATACTTCCTGGACGCGGTACTGCCGGTCGCCGAAGAGGTCGGGGTCCGGCTGAGTCTGCATCCTGATGATCCGCCGGTCGCCGAGCCGTTGGGCGGCGCGGCGCGGATCTTCACGTCCCCGGCGGCGCTCGCCGAGGCGCGGGACCGCGCGCACGGCAGCCGCGCCTGGGGCCTGACGCTGTGCACCGGGTCGGTCTCGGCGATGGCCGGGGCGGCCAACGTCACGGAGGTCATCGATCTGCTGGGGCCGAGCGGGCACATCGCGTACGTGCATTTCCGGGACGTGCGCGGGACGGTGCCGACGTTCACGGAGTGCTTCCTCGGCGAGGGCAACTTCCATCCGCCGAGCATCCTGCGGCGGCTGCACAAGGCCGGGTTCGACGGGTTCGTCATCGACGACCACGTCCCGGCGCTGGTCGGGGACGTGGCGACGTGGGGCGACACGTCTTCGGAGGCCTATTGCAGCCGGGGGCGCGCGCATGAGCTGGGCTACATCGCGGGGATCGTGGACGCGCTCGGCATCGGGGGATGA
- a CDS encoding SDR family NAD(P)-dependent oxidoreductase codes for MKEHAGRVALVTGGASGIGRAVAELLAAAGAAVAVNGRREGDAAETVEAIAAAGGQAVPVDADVCDASAVARAVETAVDAFGRLDVLVTSAGIQRYGTVADTEEKTWDEVFAVNVKGVFLAARAALPHLRRSGNGAIVVVSSVQAVATQANVAAYTAGKGALGALVRAMAIDEAPYGVRVNAVCPGSVDTPMLRHSARLFSDGTQEGADALLDRWGRAHPLGRIAQPAEVAEVVAFLAGRRAGFVTGADIRVDGGLLASLAVALPEDGE; via the coding sequence GTGAAAGAGCACGCGGGGCGAGTCGCCCTGGTCACCGGCGGGGCGAGCGGGATCGGCCGGGCCGTGGCCGAGCTGCTCGCCGCCGCCGGGGCCGCGGTGGCGGTCAACGGGCGGCGGGAGGGTGACGCGGCCGAGACCGTCGAGGCGATCGCCGCGGCCGGTGGGCAGGCCGTCCCGGTAGACGCAGACGTCTGTGACGCCTCGGCGGTGGCGCGGGCGGTCGAGACGGCCGTCGACGCCTTCGGCCGGCTGGACGTGCTGGTCACCTCGGCGGGCATCCAGCGCTACGGGACCGTGGCCGACACCGAGGAGAAGACCTGGGACGAGGTGTTCGCGGTGAACGTCAAGGGCGTCTTCCTGGCCGCGCGCGCCGCCCTGCCGCATCTGCGGCGCTCGGGGAACGGGGCGATCGTCGTGGTGTCGTCGGTGCAGGCGGTGGCGACGCAGGCGAACGTCGCGGCGTACACGGCCGGCAAGGGGGCGCTGGGCGCGCTGGTGCGGGCGATGGCGATCGACGAGGCGCCGTACGGGGTGCGGGTGAACGCCGTGTGCCCGGGCTCGGTGGACACCCCGATGCTGCGGCACTCGGCGCGGCTGTTCAGCGACGGCACGCAGGAGGGCGCCGATGCCCTGCTGGATCGATGGGGACGCGCGCATCCGCTGGGCCGGATAGCGCAGCCGGCGGAGGTCGCGGAGGTGGTGGCGTTCCTGGCCGGGCGCCGGGCCGGATTCGTGACCGGCGCGGACATCCGGGTGGACGGCGGCCTGCTGGCCTCGCTGGCGGTCGCCCTGCCGGAAGACGGGGAGTGA
- a CDS encoding NAD-dependent epimerase/dehydratase family protein, giving the protein MTERILITGAAGRIGSALRPLLARPGRVLRLLDINEVKPGEDSQDGEEIVTASYADPKAINEACEDVDAVVHLGGKPGEGTWEELAEVNVEGTRQVLDAAVRQGVPRIVLASSIHAAGFWTRDDLGPDGFLPAGVAPRPDTLYGVSKAAVEGLGSLYHSRFGIDVSCLRFGAYRAEPLSAVDLTVWISHEDGARLVEACLAAPAPAAFRVLWGISANTRGWFSLAEGAAIGYRPEDDAERFAPDVAGIERFDWSDPVLHRVGGGFCAMPLG; this is encoded by the coding sequence ATGACCGAACGGATCCTGATCACCGGCGCGGCCGGGCGCATCGGCAGTGCGCTGCGTCCGTTGCTGGCACGGCCCGGCCGGGTATTGCGGCTGCTGGACATCAACGAGGTCAAGCCCGGCGAGGACAGCCAGGATGGCGAGGAGATCGTGACGGCGTCGTACGCCGATCCGAAGGCCATCAACGAGGCCTGCGAAGACGTCGACGCCGTGGTCCATCTCGGCGGCAAGCCCGGCGAGGGTACCTGGGAGGAACTGGCCGAGGTGAACGTCGAAGGCACCCGGCAGGTCCTGGATGCCGCGGTCCGGCAGGGGGTACCGCGGATCGTGTTGGCCTCCAGCATCCACGCTGCCGGGTTCTGGACCCGGGACGACCTCGGGCCGGACGGATTCCTCCCGGCAGGCGTGGCTCCGCGCCCCGACACGCTTTACGGCGTCAGCAAGGCAGCGGTGGAGGGCTTGGGGAGTCTGTACCACTCGCGGTTCGGCATCGATGTCAGCTGTCTGCGATTCGGCGCCTATCGCGCCGAGCCGCTGTCGGCCGTCGACCTCACCGTGTGGATCTCGCACGAGGACGGCGCGCGCCTGGTCGAGGCATGTCTGGCCGCGCCGGCCCCGGCCGCCTTCCGCGTGCTGTGGGGCATCTCGGCCAACACCCGGGGCTGGTTCTCCCTCGCCGAGGGCGCGGCCATCGGCTACCGGCCCGAGGACGACGCCGAACGCTTCGCGCCGGATGTCGCCGGCATCGAGCGCTTCGACTGGTCCGACCCGGTGCTGCACCGCGTCGGCGGCGGTTTCTGCGCCATGCCGCTGGGTTGA